The genomic DNA AGCCGATCCCACCGCGCTGGGCATCCGGTGACACCACCGTGTCCAGCAGGAAGGCGTGCCGCCCGCCGTCCCAGGCCACGTTGACGAACCCGATCAGGCGCCCGCCGGCCTCCCGGGCGCACACCCAGCCGAGGCTGTGCCGCCGCACCTGCTCGCCCCACCCGTGGCCGGTCGGCCGGTAGCCGAAGCCGGCCGCGTGCAGCTCGCCCAACTCCCCGTCCGTGAACCCGTCGCGCCACTCGTACGTGATCACCATGCGGCGATGGTACTGACGCACGGAACCCGCGGCGGTACGGGCGCGCGCCGGAGAGGGCCGGCGGAGAGGTAGCCTGGCAGCGGATGTGGTGAGAATGCGACAGGCTCAGCAGCGGACCCGCGGACCGGAGATTCCGGAAGTCCCGTTCGCCGCTCCGCCCGGCACCCCGGCGGGCGTCGAGGTGATGACCCTGGCCGAGCTGCGCCGACGCCACCCCGGAGACGCCTTCTTCCGGCCTCAGCGGCCTGCCTTCCACCATCTGCTCACGCTGGACACCGGCAGGCTGTGCCACACCGTCGACTTCACCGGCTACACGCTCGAACCCGGCACGTGGCTGTGGGTGCGGCCCGGTCAGGTCCAGCAGTGGGGCGGGCTCACCGGGGCCGAGGGGACGCTGGTGCTGTTCGAACCGGGCTTCCCCGACCCCGCGACGGTTGCCGCCGCTCGGCTCGACGATCCGTTCGCGCCCGCCGTGCAGCAGCCGTGCGGTGAGGACCGGGAAGCCCTCGACGGCGCCGTCCGCCACCTGCACCGAGAGTTCGACTCCGGCGGGGCGCTGCCCGCCGATGTCCACCTCGCGCTGCTGCGGCACCTGCTTGCCGCCGTCGTGCTGCGTCTCGCCCATCTCACGGCGCCGGCCGGGGCCGGGGCCGTCGAGCCGGGGGAGACGTACCTGCGGTTCCGCCAAGCCGTGGAACGCGACTACACCCGTACCCGTCGGGTCGAGGACTACGCACGGGCCCTCGGCTACTCGCCGCGCACGCTCTCCCGGGCAACCCTGGCGGCGGCCGGGGTCGGCGCGAAGGAGTTCGTCGACCGCCGGGTGATCCTGGAGG from Kitasatospora terrestris includes the following:
- a CDS encoding AraC family transcriptional regulator, with product MRQAQQRTRGPEIPEVPFAAPPGTPAGVEVMTLAELRRRHPGDAFFRPQRPAFHHLLTLDTGRLCHTVDFTGYTLEPGTWLWVRPGQVQQWGGLTGAEGTLVLFEPGFPDPATVAAARLDDPFAPAVQQPCGEDREALDGAVRHLHREFDSGGALPADVHLALLRHLLAAVVLRLAHLTAPAGAGAVEPGETYLRFRQAVERDYTRTRRVEDYARALGYSPRTLSRATLAAAGVGAKEFVDRRVILEAKRLLAHSDRSAARIAEHLGFADAANFAKYFHQRTGTSPIAFRTAVTSAGSTPSPR
- a CDS encoding GNAT family N-acetyltransferase gives rise to the protein MVITYEWRDGFTDGELGELHAAGFGYRPTGHGWGEQVRRHSLGWVCAREAGGRLIGFVNVAWDGGRHAFLLDTVVSPDAQRGGIGSRLVAEAAREARAAGCEWLHVDFEPELSAFYLTECGFRTTAAGLLRLTD